One Pontibacillus yanchengensis DNA window includes the following coding sequences:
- a CDS encoding DNA topology modulation protein, which translates to MNHEMRKIIVIGSPGSGKSTFSKRLASRLEIPVYHLDVLFWNPGWVESSREELKRNQYQLITQEKWIIDGNYRSTIDIRINAADTVILLDRSRWLCLFRVLKRRIIYRNKVRSDMGEDCPERVHPTFIKYVWKFPEDKLIPLKETLAKVRDDKNVFVLTSEYEVEQFLESLKGNWNARM; encoded by the coding sequence TTGAATCATGAGATGAGAAAAATTATTGTGATTGGTTCCCCTGGTTCGGGAAAGTCTACGTTTTCTAAACGGTTAGCTTCTCGGTTAGAAATACCTGTTTATCATTTAGATGTATTGTTTTGGAATCCTGGATGGGTAGAATCTTCAAGAGAAGAACTTAAACGTAACCAATACCAGTTAATCACTCAAGAAAAGTGGATTATTGATGGTAATTACAGAAGCACAATAGATATTCGTATCAATGCAGCAGATACGGTTATACTTTTAGATCGCTCAAGATGGCTTTGCCTATTTAGAGTCTTGAAAAGAAGGATAATCTACCGTAATAAAGTTCGTTCTGATATGGGAGAGGATTGTCCTGAACGAGTACATCCTACTTTTATTAAATATGTATGGAAATTCCCTGAGGATAAGCTTATACCTCTCAAGGAAACATTGGCTAAGGTTCGAGATGATAAAAATGTGTTCGTTTTGACATCAGAATATGAAGTGGAACAATTTCTAGAGTCCTTAAAAGGTAATTGGAATGCACGGATGTAG
- the fdhF gene encoding formate dehydrogenase subunit alpha has product MKDHTVVNVNGKEWLAEPGQPLIKLLNEANVDLPQICYHESLGPIETCDTCIVAIDGEIKRACSTKVEAGMVVSTEEEIVFKAQKEALDRIMQNHELYCTVCDYNNGSCEIHNTVAQYGVEHQGKPFESKPYEVDRSGSFYRYDPDQCILCGRCVEVCQDVQVNETLTIDWERQQPRVIWDNDVPIDESSCVNCGQCVTVCPCNALIETNMEGEAGYMTDHKPGLLRSMIELTKKAESGYGPLLAVSDTEAAMREERIDKTKTVCTYCGVGCSFDVWTKGREVLKVEPQPGSPANDISTCVKGKFGWDYVNSDERLTKPLVREGDHFKEVDWDTALDRIEQEMTKLKVEDGPDSLAFISSSKATNEESFVMQKFARQVIGTNNIDNCSRYCQTPATKGLFRTVGHGGDSGSIDDIASAELVITIGSNTAESHPVLASRIKRSQKLFGQKLFVFDIRKHEMARRADEFFSPYPGSDLVWISAVTKYIIDQGWHDESFIHEWVNGFDSYYQSLETFTLKYASGVTGFSEDMLKQIAKSISSAETVTICWAMGVTQHQQGSDTSTAISNLLLATGNYRKNGAGAYPLRGHNNVQGCSDFGSMPNFLPGYEFITDDDARGRYENLWGVELSSEVGKDNHQMIEAIHEGNVKGMFVLGEDTGVVDSNINYVTKAFEKLDFFVVQDLFLTKTAEYADVVLPACSSLEKEGTFTNTERRIQRLYRAMEPLEETKPDWEILTLLAKKFGYDWGYHHPEQIMDEAAFLTPLFAGVTYKRLEGYKSLQWPVAPDGSDTPLLFTEGFPFEDRKAKFFEISYQMDYSTNEEFDLHVNNGRLLEHFHEGNMTYKSPGITRKTPNAFVEVSPELAEERGVQEGALVRLTSHAGVATTEVHITDRVKGKELYLPLNDNGKSAVNFLTDNSVDKDTNTPAYKEIAVKMDVLKKKGKSPIPYNNHRRGTPQPQIGVYVERKWARDDYIFPGKKVSDHGKSDN; this is encoded by the coding sequence ATGAAGGATCATACTGTTGTGAACGTTAATGGAAAGGAATGGTTAGCTGAACCTGGTCAGCCATTAATTAAGTTATTAAATGAAGCGAATGTAGACTTGCCACAAATTTGTTATCACGAATCTTTAGGTCCTATTGAGACATGTGATACATGTATAGTAGCTATTGATGGAGAAATCAAGCGGGCATGCAGTACAAAAGTAGAAGCGGGTATGGTCGTATCGACTGAGGAAGAAATAGTATTTAAAGCACAAAAAGAAGCATTAGACCGCATCATGCAAAATCATGAGTTATATTGTACTGTGTGTGATTACAATAATGGCTCCTGTGAGATACATAATACAGTTGCTCAATATGGAGTCGAACACCAAGGCAAACCTTTTGAGTCGAAACCATATGAGGTAGATCGATCTGGTTCCTTTTACAGATATGATCCAGATCAATGCATTTTGTGTGGCCGATGCGTTGAGGTATGCCAGGATGTACAAGTAAATGAAACACTCACAATAGACTGGGAACGTCAGCAACCTAGAGTCATCTGGGACAATGATGTTCCTATTGATGAATCGTCCTGTGTCAATTGTGGTCAATGTGTTACGGTATGTCCTTGCAATGCATTGATAGAAACAAATATGGAAGGTGAAGCTGGATACATGACAGACCATAAACCTGGCTTATTACGTTCCATGATTGAGTTAACAAAAAAAGCCGAGTCAGGCTATGGGCCCTTATTAGCTGTATCGGATACTGAAGCTGCTATGCGTGAGGAACGAATCGATAAAACCAAAACAGTGTGCACCTATTGTGGGGTAGGTTGTTCCTTTGACGTTTGGACAAAAGGACGTGAAGTGTTAAAGGTTGAGCCGCAACCAGGGTCTCCTGCGAATGATATCTCTACTTGTGTAAAAGGCAAGTTTGGTTGGGATTACGTCAATAGTGATGAGCGTTTAACGAAACCACTTGTAAGAGAGGGAGACCATTTTAAAGAAGTCGATTGGGATACAGCATTAGATCGTATCGAACAGGAGATGACCAAACTTAAAGTAGAGGATGGACCAGATTCCTTAGCCTTTATATCTTCTTCAAAAGCAACAAACGAAGAGTCTTTTGTCATGCAAAAGTTTGCCCGGCAAGTTATTGGAACAAATAATATCGATAATTGTTCCCGCTACTGCCAAACTCCTGCAACAAAGGGTTTGTTTCGTACTGTTGGTCACGGTGGTGATTCTGGATCTATTGATGATATTGCATCAGCAGAACTTGTTATTACTATAGGTTCAAACACTGCTGAATCACACCCGGTATTAGCCTCTCGAATAAAAAGATCACAAAAGTTATTTGGACAAAAGCTATTTGTATTCGATATACGCAAGCATGAAATGGCTAGACGTGCAGATGAATTTTTCAGTCCGTATCCTGGTTCTGATTTAGTTTGGATATCGGCAGTGACGAAGTATATTATTGACCAGGGATGGCACGATGAGTCGTTTATCCATGAGTGGGTAAATGGCTTTGATTCCTATTACCAAAGCCTAGAGACTTTCACGTTAAAGTATGCGTCTGGTGTTACTGGTTTCAGTGAAGATATGCTAAAGCAAATTGCAAAGTCGATTAGTTCAGCTGAGACCGTTACTATTTGTTGGGCAATGGGAGTGACGCAACACCAGCAAGGAAGTGATACGAGTACAGCTATATCCAATCTATTACTTGCAACAGGAAATTACCGCAAAAATGGTGCAGGTGCTTATCCGTTACGAGGACATAACAATGTGCAAGGATGTAGTGATTTTGGAAGTATGCCGAATTTTTTACCTGGTTATGAATTTATTACTGATGATGACGCAAGGGGTCGTTATGAAAATCTATGGGGAGTTGAACTTTCGAGCGAAGTCGGAAAAGATAATCATCAAATGATTGAAGCCATACATGAAGGAAATGTAAAAGGCATGTTTGTACTTGGAGAAGATACCGGTGTCGTGGATTCAAATATTAATTACGTTACGAAAGCATTTGAGAAACTGGATTTCTTTGTGGTGCAAGATTTATTTTTAACGAAAACAGCAGAGTATGCTGATGTGGTGTTACCTGCATGTAGCAGTCTTGAAAAAGAAGGGACATTTACGAACACAGAAAGACGGATTCAGCGTCTGTACCGTGCGATGGAACCGTTAGAGGAAACAAAACCCGATTGGGAAATTTTAACCTTACTTGCCAAGAAATTCGGGTATGACTGGGGATATCACCATCCTGAACAAATTATGGATGAAGCGGCCTTCTTAACACCTTTGTTCGCAGGGGTTACGTACAAAAGATTAGAAGGATATAAAAGCTTACAATGGCCCGTAGCGCCCGATGGATCAGATACTCCGTTATTGTTTACAGAAGGATTCCCCTTTGAAGATAGAAAGGCAAAGTTCTTTGAGATTTCATACCAAATGGACTATTCAACCAATGAAGAATTCGATTTGCACGTAAACAATGGGCGGTTGCTCGAGCATTTTCATGAAGGGAATATGACTTATAAATCACCTGGCATCACTAGAAAAACACCAAATGCATTTGTCGAAGTATCACCTGAACTAGCTGAAGAACGTGGTGTGCAAGAAGGAGCCCTCGTACGTTTAACATCTCACGCAGGAGTAGCAACGACTGAGGTGCATATTACCGATCGAGTAAAAGGAAAGGAACTATATTTACCACTAAATGATAATGGTAAGTCTGCAGTGAACTTTTTAACTGATAACAGTGTAGACAAAGATACCAATACACCAGCTTATAAGGAAATTGCAGTGAAAATGGATGTTTTAAAGAAAAAAGGGAAAAGTCCGATTCCGTACAATAACCATCGAAGAGGAACTCCCCAACCTCAAATTGGTGTGTATGTTGAAAGAAAATGGGCACGTGACGATTATATCTTTCCTGGAAAGAAGGTGAGTGACCATGGCAAAAGCGATAACTAA
- a CDS encoding alpha/beta hydrolase, which yields MEHIEFKQILAALGEWDTPVDFTTPVQPTKNIKRYLDYYGLDFQDVDFHFGSVQANGKKIMVQMHAPKEANVTVLLLHGYFDHAGHLKRIIKYLTDQQKRVIVYDLQGHGLSGGKTLSTKEFTNYGITLKVVIDKIQSQLPRPYYLIGHSTGGAIIVNYLLKKRTHPFEKVIVLAPLIRSNYWWVTVAGYYVLNPFLNKVFRRYRKNSSDKSYLKFVKRDPLQHNHIPIKWLEALIEWNKSIQHAEPSDETLTVLQGNRDQTVDWGYNVKFLKKKFPNADIIQIDQGKHHLFNEGDDVSRDVFQIISDKL from the coding sequence ATGGAGCATATAGAGTTTAAACAAATATTAGCAGCATTAGGGGAATGGGACACTCCTGTTGATTTTACAACACCCGTCCAGCCAACGAAGAACATTAAAAGGTATTTGGATTATTATGGACTTGATTTCCAAGATGTCGATTTTCATTTTGGTAGTGTACAAGCAAATGGAAAGAAAATTATGGTTCAGATGCATGCCCCGAAAGAAGCGAACGTAACGGTCTTGTTGCTACATGGCTACTTTGATCATGCCGGTCATTTAAAACGGATTATTAAGTATTTAACAGATCAGCAAAAACGAGTGATTGTGTATGATTTACAAGGCCATGGTCTTTCAGGAGGGAAAACGTTATCCACCAAAGAATTTACAAACTATGGTATTACGCTAAAAGTTGTTATAGACAAAATTCAGAGTCAACTACCTCGGCCTTACTATTTGATAGGGCATAGTACTGGTGGAGCCATCATTGTAAATTACCTTCTAAAAAAACGAACCCATCCTTTTGAAAAGGTTATTGTGTTAGCGCCACTTATTCGATCAAATTATTGGTGGGTAACCGTTGCTGGGTACTATGTATTGAACCCATTTTTAAACAAAGTGTTTCGACGGTATCGAAAAAACTCTTCTGATAAAAGTTATTTAAAGTTTGTTAAACGAGATCCTCTACAGCATAATCACATACCTATTAAGTGGTTAGAGGCATTGATAGAATGGAATAAAAGTATTCAACATGCTGAGCCAAGTGATGAAACGTTAACCGTTTTGCAAGGTAACCGAGATCAAACCGTCGATTGGGGTTATAACGTGAAATTCTTGAAGAAAAAGTTTCCGAATGCTGATATTATTCAAATCGATCAAGGTAAGCATCATCTATTTAATGAAGGAGATGATGTTAGTAGAGACGTCTTTCAAATCATTAGTGACAAGTTATAA
- a CDS encoding LysR family transcriptional regulator, whose protein sequence is MDIRHLQYFLEVSQQQSFTKAAQHLNVSQPALSKMIRNLEENLEVTLLDRSNKQIQLTDAGQAVLEQAQRVLGMMEDLTTSLYDTIHLQKGAISFGLPPLIGTLFFPEIIANFRQTYPGISIQITEYGAKKMEQSLIEGHVELAIAVAPVDQSIFESIPFTEEKMKVVIPNHHTLASLERIELKELSKEKFILFQEDFAMHDLVRNHCLEKGFIPHIELESSQWDFIVEMVRANMGIAILPESICAKIHSKDVKDIPLTNPSIPWKLELIIKKDRYLSFATREFIQFIKDSRS, encoded by the coding sequence ATGGATATACGTCATTTACAATATTTTCTAGAAGTTTCACAGCAACAAAGCTTTACAAAAGCTGCTCAGCATCTTAACGTTTCTCAGCCTGCACTCAGTAAAATGATTCGAAATCTTGAAGAAAACCTTGAGGTTACGCTTCTCGATCGCTCAAACAAACAAATTCAACTTACAGATGCAGGTCAAGCAGTCTTAGAACAGGCTCAACGAGTATTAGGTATGATGGAAGATCTAACCACGTCCCTTTATGATACCATTCATCTCCAAAAAGGGGCTATATCATTTGGACTTCCTCCTCTGATAGGTACGCTTTTCTTTCCTGAGATTATTGCAAACTTCCGTCAAACCTATCCAGGTATCTCTATACAAATCACTGAATATGGTGCCAAAAAAATGGAGCAAAGTTTGATTGAGGGGCATGTAGAACTAGCTATCGCTGTTGCACCGGTCGATCAATCCATTTTTGAATCCATACCTTTTACAGAAGAAAAAATGAAAGTTGTCATACCTAACCATCATACTTTAGCAAGCTTAGAACGAATTGAACTAAAAGAATTATCAAAAGAGAAATTCATATTATTTCAAGAGGACTTCGCCATGCATGACTTAGTAAGGAATCATTGTCTGGAAAAAGGGTTTATACCTCACATTGAATTAGAAAGCTCTCAGTGGGATTTCATTGTTGAGATGGTACGGGCAAATATGGGAATTGCTATTCTACCTGAATCTATTTGTGCAAAGATACATTCTAAGGATGTGAAAGATATTCCCCTAACCAACCCTTCTATCCCATGGAAACTTGAACTTATTATAAAAAAAGATCGATACTTATCCTTTGCAACTCGAGAATTTATCCAATTTATAAAAGATTCTCGATCATAA
- the fdhD gene encoding formate dehydrogenase accessory sulfurtransferase FdhD — protein MGENIVDSWNIQKYHRGTYMEIEDEIAIEFALTVVIQGEEYATMICSPSALEELVIGFLASEALIRSYEDIQYIQLDSESGFAYVELFTDLPERSYGRTKRFIGSCCGKSREFYFDQDVKTAKTIMKKHVLSVQQVFTLMDTFQQHSEDFKRTGGVHQAALANRNELLYKAVDIGRHNALDKVYGYLLKNQISRREKQIVFSGRISSEVLVKVSKIGIGTLLSPSAPTDLALRLAEDLNITTVGFIRQNRLNVYTGQSYIQEEPPLIDIR, from the coding sequence ATGGGCGAGAATATTGTTGATTCCTGGAATATACAAAAATATCATCGAGGTACATATATGGAAATCGAAGATGAGATTGCTATTGAATTTGCTTTAACGGTTGTTATTCAAGGGGAAGAGTACGCAACGATGATTTGCTCTCCCAGTGCACTGGAAGAGTTAGTGATCGGTTTTTTAGCATCCGAAGCACTCATTCGCTCTTATGAAGATATTCAATATATACAATTAGATTCAGAATCAGGTTTTGCATACGTGGAATTATTTACTGATTTACCTGAGAGGTCTTATGGAAGGACAAAACGGTTTATCGGTTCTTGCTGTGGGAAAAGTCGTGAATTTTATTTTGATCAAGATGTTAAGACAGCAAAAACGATTATGAAAAAACATGTCCTTTCTGTACAACAAGTTTTTACCTTGATGGATACATTCCAACAGCATTCCGAAGATTTTAAGAGGACAGGTGGCGTTCACCAAGCAGCGCTTGCCAATAGAAATGAACTGTTGTATAAAGCAGTGGATATTGGCAGACATAACGCTCTAGATAAAGTGTATGGATATCTTTTGAAAAATCAAATATCGAGACGTGAAAAGCAGATTGTGTTTAGCGGTCGCATCTCATCAGAAGTACTGGTTAAAGTTTCAAAAATTGGAATAGGAACATTGCTTTCACCCTCCGCACCAACAGATCTAGCATTAAGACTAGCTGAAGACTTGAACATCACGACAGTAGGGTTCATTCGACAAAATCGACTAAATGTGTACACGGGTCAAAGTTATATTCAGGAAGAACCACCTCTTATTGACATCCGGTAA
- a CDS encoding LrgB family protein has product MTYLVITILIYIISKKLYQKWKHPLLTPLFVSPTVLIIMLLVLNIPFEQYKQGTDVISYFLGPATVAFAIPIYKHYALIKKFIVEIITSITAGSIFAILSSFFLGYFIHLSGTLMTSILPRSITTPIAIEVSEAIGGVPALTAAFVVCTGIIGSIVGPYVIRFSSIQSPIARGLSFGMAAHGAGTSKAFEFGDQEGTFSSLAMIIAAGITLLWGNTWVPSFQHLFM; this is encoded by the coding sequence ATGACGTATTTAGTTATCACCATTCTTATCTATATTATAAGTAAAAAGCTCTACCAAAAGTGGAAACATCCTTTATTAACACCTTTATTCGTGTCACCAACCGTATTAATTATAATGTTGTTGGTGCTGAATATCCCATTTGAACAATATAAACAAGGTACAGATGTAATTAGTTATTTCCTTGGACCTGCTACTGTTGCTTTTGCAATTCCAATTTATAAACACTACGCATTAATTAAGAAATTTATTGTAGAGATTATTACAAGTATCACGGCTGGTTCGATTTTTGCTATTCTTTCATCCTTCTTTTTAGGTTATTTCATTCATTTAAGTGGCACGTTGATGACAAGTATTTTACCAAGATCTATAACGACGCCAATTGCGATTGAAGTATCTGAGGCAATCGGTGGTGTACCTGCACTGACTGCAGCATTTGTTGTCTGTACAGGTATCATTGGTTCGATTGTAGGTCCTTATGTCATTCGGTTTTCATCCATTCAATCACCTATAGCTCGAGGGCTCTCATTTGGAATGGCCGCCCACGGAGCCGGAACATCTAAAGCATTTGAATTCGGTGACCAAGAAGGAACATTCTCTAGCCTAGCCATGATCATCGCTGCTGGTATAACCCTCTTATGGGGAAACACCTGGGTTCCATCATTCCAGCACCTATTTATGTAA
- a CDS encoding CidA/LrgA family protein translates to MCSGGVSIYKNIVTLLVQFILINVFFFIGLALQHLTNLPIPGSIIGLILLFLALKTGLVKLHWIEQAGKWLLAELLLFFIPAAVGIVQYPDLAGWNGFQLLLVIFISTILVMWVTGIVADQLAKRRRKGETE, encoded by the coding sequence GTGTGTTCAGGAGGTGTAAGCATTTACAAAAACATTGTCACTTTACTCGTTCAATTTATTCTTATTAACGTCTTCTTCTTTATCGGGCTTGCACTTCAGCACTTAACTAACCTTCCTATTCCAGGAAGCATAATTGGATTAATTCTGTTATTCCTAGCATTGAAAACTGGTCTCGTTAAGCTTCACTGGATCGAACAAGCAGGTAAATGGTTACTAGCAGAGTTGTTGCTTTTCTTTATTCCTGCCGCCGTTGGTATCGTCCAATACCCTGACTTAGCAGGTTGGAATGGATTTCAACTATTGTTGGTTATCTTTATTAGTACCATTCTAGTTATGTGGGTGACGGGTATTGTAGCTGACCAACTAGCTAAACGAAGAAGGAAGGGGGAAACAGAATGA
- a CDS encoding DUF1641 domain-containing protein — translation MAKAITKIKRMEMNQEQIRAKKAQKLEDEIADNGESLEKAIELIRALDEAGMLEALTALVKHKEDAIENIVTEANKERYSNVLENISGFMFLLGEIDVSKVQELSTRLNQGMEGAMKGSKREEKTSVMDLAKALRDPEINQGVTMMLHFLKGLGRAPEN, via the coding sequence ATGGCAAAAGCGATAACTAAAATCAAACGCATGGAAATGAACCAGGAGCAGATACGTGCGAAAAAAGCACAAAAGCTTGAGGACGAAATTGCGGATAACGGAGAATCATTAGAAAAGGCCATAGAGTTAATTAGAGCATTGGATGAAGCGGGCATGTTAGAAGCACTTACCGCTTTGGTGAAACACAAAGAAGATGCCATAGAAAACATCGTCACAGAAGCGAATAAAGAGCGCTATTCTAATGTCTTAGAAAATATAAGTGGATTTATGTTCTTGTTAGGAGAAATCGATGTTTCTAAGGTTCAAGAATTATCAACACGTTTGAACCAAGGGATGGAAGGAGCAATGAAAGGAAGTAAAAGGGAAGAGAAAACCTCCGTTATGGATTTAGCTAAAGCTTTAAGGGACCCAGAGATTAATCAGGGAGTGACTATGATGCTTCACTTTTTAAAAGGGTTAGGAAGAGCTCCAGAAAATTAA